Genomic segment of Oxobacter pfennigii:
TGTCAATTTTCAAAATAAACTAGGAAGTTTTTCTCACATTGTAATCGGAAGTAAAGGTCCACTTTTATCAAATTAAAATAGACGTACAAAATTAAATTAGGAAATTTCTCAATTTGTACTGGGAATAGCTTAAGAATGCTGATTCTATTGCTATTGCGGACCTTGAGAAAATATGATATAAATAAAGCACCTTGAATATTTTGCTACTCAAAGTGCTTTAGCTTTTTATGCTCCAAGCTCAATGTTTGCTTGAAAAATAGCCTCTTCGTCCACGGAATCGGCTCTTTTAGCGGCAGAATACATAAGCGCTGCAGTAGTGATATTGTTGATTGCCCTTGGAGCTCCTCCGGATATATTGTAAATAGCCAGAGCTGCTTCAGGGGTAAATATTTCTCTAGAGCACCCTGCAATCTTTAGCCTGCTGGTCAAATATTCTCTGCATTCTTCTTGTGTAAGCCCTTGCATTGAATATCTCATAATAATCCGCTGTTTTAGCGGGTAACTGCTGGTTAGCATCAGCTTGTTCCGTATTTGAGGCTGTCCCGATAGTATTAAAACAAAAGGATTGGCAGAATCCATCTTAAAATTGAACAGTATTCTTAAATCATCAAGTATTGCACTGGACGCCATATGCACTTCATCCACAATAAATACCGGCGTAATTCTTTGTTCGTAGTAGAGTGAATTTATGGCCGACTGTATTTCAAAGAACATGTCCACTTTCCTGTATTTCTTTGTAGTTCCAAGCATAGCGCAGAGGCCTTGATAAAAATCCTTTACAGTTAAAGTTGTAAGCGGAAGATAACATACCTTGTAAAGTGATTTGTTGGCATTTTCGGCGAACTTTCTTAAACAGGTAGATTTACCGGTACCTGGCTCACCAACGATAAGGCCAATCCCCCTATTGTCCAGCATGTATCTTAATCGCTGTTCCAGCTCGTTTAAATCACTGCTCTTAAACAGCTTCTCTGTTTCAATTTCCTTGTCGAAAGGATTGAAAGTAAGTCCATAGAACTGTTTAAAC
This window contains:
- a CDS encoding ExeA family protein, translated to MFKQFYGLTFNPFDKEIETEKLFKSSDLNELEQRLRYMLDNRGIGLIVGEPGTGKSTCLRKFAENANKSLYKVCYLPLTTLTVKDFYQGLCAMLGTTKKYRKVDMFFEIQSAINSLYYEQRITPVFIVDEVHMASSAILDDLRILFNFKMDSANPFVLILSGQPQIRNKLMLTSSYPLKQRIIMRYSMQGLTQEECREYLTSRLKIAGCSREIFTPEAALAIYNISGGAPRAINNITTAALMYSAAKRADSVDEEAIFQANIELGA